In Luteolibacter sp. Y139, the following proteins share a genomic window:
- a CDS encoding ribonuclease III domain-containing protein yields MNKTEEIRIEREAAWIGDAVLALFARSWVLKERGSMDGEWFTRLTSNGFLSAFGAPTAVEAKIGKIYREQGLEAAFAWMEAEFIPLFRKQMANR; encoded by the coding sequence ATGAACAAGACCGAGGAAATCCGTATCGAGCGCGAGGCCGCCTGGATCGGCGATGCCGTGCTGGCGCTCTTCGCCCGCTCATGGGTGTTGAAGGAGCGGGGGTCGATGGATGGCGAGTGGTTCACCCGGCTGACGTCGAACGGTTTCCTGAGTGCCTTCGGTGCGCCGACGGCGGTGGAGGCGAAGATCGGGAAGATTTATCGCGAGCAGGGGCTGGAGGCGGCGTTTGCGTGGATGGAGGCGGAGTTTATTCCGCTGTTCCGGAAGCAGATGGCGAATCGGTGA